A genomic region of Paenibacillus sp. PL2-23 contains the following coding sequences:
- a CDS encoding glycoside hydrolase family 105 protein, whose product MPHYFDSEQSIASRRGMEPEQVLETIASRYIGSHPSTPFTFRSFSRDGFRQLDDGRFDINLEHKLPNATCGQWAFAFGKVWSNSESSWETAVSCYGPLRIHVNGNRIYRSEIIEEVNPQMRVPVRIPLQPGWNGILLSFRKTPSGFGGIIGTVRSKWGTPTIQAPFSERSGQAGWIYSSPTDSELCTGLELPRHDDLEQDCPYDWHPKPQWSEAELRLGMGSRMFGMGEGRRYAYGWSRMRCKAKGVVRYVLRLSALGPSTVWLDGKEVLSVSEAGSTEREIEMAFGVRDVLVRFVAGESDWGYMLEATYNGERCEFEQPYAVRGTEESWFYLGPFESGRSYSPHEIQTLQGVWEEENGGIYWRLDKPDTWIRPYLENENFARWSYPIGVTLYGLLQTARMLNRPDIGRYVFDHIGTCTRMYAYSLWEKLQYGYPAINNQLAELDMLDDCGSLASTMLEAYEDCSEPSFLWVAERVADFMMSEHERKEDGVFYRSSPGYFMENTLWGDDLYMSVPFLIRYARLSDCSEYLNEAAKQMMLFRKYLYMSDQRMLSHVYDFKHETATGVAWGRGNGWPLFSLSELLEVLPPDHVYRAELEAFFRELCSGLLERQGINGLWHQVLTDPESYEETSCTAMFIYAFCRGLRFAWLHEDEAYALAVRKGWESLTRHAIDQWGNVHGVCRGSRYSFSPSYYKEDLLWTTNDTHGIGIVMLAGIEVAKLLSEWEQ is encoded by the coding sequence ATGCCCCATTATTTTGATTCCGAGCAAAGCATAGCAAGTAGGAGAGGAATGGAGCCGGAGCAAGTGCTTGAGACGATCGCGTCGCGATATATCGGCAGCCATCCGTCGACTCCTTTTACCTTCAGATCTTTTAGCCGTGATGGCTTCCGGCAGCTCGACGACGGAAGATTCGATATAAACCTGGAGCACAAGCTTCCCAATGCTACGTGCGGTCAATGGGCGTTCGCTTTCGGTAAAGTATGGAGTAATTCTGAGAGCAGCTGGGAGACGGCCGTCAGCTGCTATGGCCCCCTTCGTATTCATGTGAACGGGAATCGAATCTATCGCTCGGAAATTATAGAAGAGGTCAATCCGCAAATGAGAGTGCCAGTACGCATACCGCTTCAACCCGGTTGGAACGGCATTCTGTTATCCTTCCGCAAGACGCCTTCCGGCTTCGGAGGTATCATCGGCACGGTGCGCAGCAAGTGGGGAACGCCTACGATACAAGCTCCGTTCTCTGAACGTTCCGGTCAAGCGGGATGGATATATTCTTCACCTACTGATTCCGAGCTTTGTACCGGATTGGAACTGCCACGGCACGATGACTTGGAGCAGGATTGTCCGTACGATTGGCATCCTAAGCCGCAATGGAGCGAAGCAGAGCTGCGCCTCGGCATGGGAAGCAGGATGTTTGGCATGGGAGAAGGTCGACGTTACGCTTACGGCTGGAGCAGAATGCGCTGCAAGGCCAAAGGTGTTGTTCGGTATGTCCTTCGTCTGTCCGCGCTGGGCCCGTCGACCGTATGGTTGGACGGTAAGGAGGTCTTGTCCGTCAGCGAGGCTGGATCAACGGAACGAGAGATCGAGATGGCGTTTGGTGTTCGAGACGTGTTGGTCCGATTTGTCGCCGGCGAATCGGATTGGGGATATATGCTCGAAGCGACATACAACGGAGAGAGGTGTGAATTCGAGCAGCCGTATGCGGTTCGGGGCACCGAGGAAAGCTGGTTCTATCTGGGCCCGTTCGAATCAGGGCGATCCTACAGTCCACACGAGATTCAGACCTTGCAAGGAGTGTGGGAGGAGGAAAACGGCGGAATCTACTGGCGTTTAGACAAGCCTGACACTTGGATCAGACCTTATCTGGAGAATGAGAACTTTGCCCGTTGGAGCTATCCCATCGGAGTCACTTTGTACGGATTGCTGCAAACAGCGCGCATGCTAAATCGTCCGGATATCGGTCGTTACGTGTTTGACCATATCGGGACGTGCACCCGCATGTATGCCTATTCTTTATGGGAAAAATTACAGTACGGCTATCCCGCGATTAACAATCAGCTGGCTGAGCTGGATATGCTGGACGATTGCGGATCCTTGGCATCGACGATGCTAGAGGCCTATGAGGATTGCTCCGAGCCTTCGTTCCTCTGGGTTGCCGAGCGTGTCGCCGACTTTATGATGTCGGAGCACGAGCGGAAGGAAGATGGTGTCTTCTATCGATCCAGCCCCGGCTACTTTATGGAGAATACGTTATGGGGGGACGACCTGTACATGAGTGTTCCGTTCCTGATTCGGTATGCCCGGCTTAGCGATTGCTCCGAGTATTTGAATGAGGCGGCAAAGCAGATGATGCTGTTCCGGAAGTATTTGTATATGTCCGACCAACGGATGTTGTCCCATGTGTACGATTTCAAGCACGAAACGGCAACGGGAGTAGCTTGGGGAAGGGGGAACGGGTGGCCGCTTTTCTCCCTGTCGGAGCTTCTGGAAGTGTTGCCACCCGATCATGTGTACAGAGCGGAGCTTGAGGCGTTTTTTCGGGAGCTATGCAGCGGCTTGCTCGAACGTCAAGGGATCAATGGCTTATGGCATCAAGTATTGACCGATCCGGAGTCGTACGAGGAAACCTCCTGTACCGCCATGTTCATTTACGCTTTTTGCCGCGGGCTGCGGTTCGCTTGGCTTCATGAAGACGAAGCATATGCACTGGCGGTTCGTAAAGGCTGGGAAAGCTTGACCCGCCATGCTATAGATCAATGGGGCAATGTGCATGGCGTATGCAGAGGCTCACGTTACTCATTCAGCCCGTCGTATTACAAGGAAGACTTGCTATGGACGACCAACGACACGCATGGCATCGGCATCGTCATGTTGGCCGGTATTGAGGTTGCCAAATTGCTGAGCGAATGGGAGCAGTAG